In Nocardia asteroides, the following proteins share a genomic window:
- a CDS encoding ABC transporter permease — protein sequence MAWYILRRLLQMIPVFLGATLLIYAMVFLIPGDPIKALAGEKPLTPAAEAALRARYHLDQPFIVQYLHYLKGILTLDFGTSFSGRPVREELARAFPITIRLAFLAVLIEGFFGIVFGLIAGLRKGKLFDSTMLIASLVIIALPVFVVGYLAQYFLGVKWGIAPVTVTGKASLGELLVPAFVLGSLSFAYVLRLTRNSVAENKSADYVRTATAKGLGRKRVVTVHILRNSMIPVVTFLGADFGALMAGAIVTEGIFNIPGVGGTMYQAIIRGEPPTVVSFVTVLVVIFLVMNLLIDLLYAALDPRIRYA from the coding sequence ATGGCTTGGTACATACTTCGGCGCCTGCTCCAGATGATCCCGGTCTTCCTGGGCGCGACGCTGCTGATCTACGCGATGGTCTTCCTGATTCCCGGCGATCCGATCAAGGCGCTGGCCGGTGAGAAACCGCTGACCCCGGCGGCGGAGGCGGCGCTGCGCGCGCGATATCACCTCGACCAGCCGTTCATCGTGCAATACCTGCACTATCTGAAGGGCATTCTCACCCTCGATTTCGGCACCTCGTTCTCCGGCAGGCCGGTGCGCGAGGAACTGGCGCGGGCCTTCCCGATCACCATCCGGCTGGCGTTCCTCGCGGTGCTCATCGAGGGCTTCTTCGGCATCGTGTTCGGGCTGATCGCCGGATTGCGCAAGGGCAAGCTGTTCGACTCGACGATGCTGATCGCCAGCCTGGTGATCATCGCGCTGCCGGTGTTCGTCGTCGGCTATCTGGCGCAGTACTTCCTCGGGGTGAAGTGGGGGATCGCGCCGGTGACCGTCACCGGGAAGGCGAGTCTGGGGGAGCTGCTGGTCCCCGCGTTCGTGCTGGGCTCGCTGTCGTTCGCCTATGTGCTGCGGCTGACCCGTAACTCGGTGGCGGAGAACAAGTCCGCCGACTACGTCCGCACCGCCACCGCCAAGGGGCTGGGCCGCAAGCGGGTGGTCACCGTGCACATCCTGCGGAATTCGATGATCCCGGTGGTGACCTTTCTCGGCGCCGATTTCGGCGCGCTGATGGCGGGCGCCATCGTCACCGAGGGCATCTTCAACATCCCCGGTGTCGGCGGCACCATGTACCAGGCCATCATCCGGGGCGAGCCGCCCACGGTGGTGTCGTTCGTGACGGTGCTCGTCGTCATCTTCCTGGTGATGAATCTGCTCATCGACCTGCTCTACGCCGCGCTCGACCCGAGGATCCGTTATGCATGA
- a CDS encoding ABC transporter permease produces MHESQRHFVAPADEVEVLATDRVVEAGTPTSIWGDAWRRLRRNPVFLVAVVLILLVLMVVVWPSLFTSQDPRLCLGEYGMDGPRPGHPFGFDKQGCDVYARTIYGARASVTVGIGSALLFLLVGGLLGALAGFYGGLLDTVVSRIAEIFYAIPMVLAAIVLLQLLRPATVTAVILILVAFTWPQAARIARGAVIEAKNSEYVTAAKALGVSRLGTLGRHVLPNAAGPLIVVATLWLGVFIVTEATLSFLGVGLPPDIVSWGADIARAKSEIRTSPILFYPATALALTVLSFILLGDAVRDALDPKERTR; encoded by the coding sequence ATGCATGAGAGCCAACGGCATTTCGTGGCCCCCGCCGACGAGGTGGAGGTGCTGGCCACCGACCGGGTGGTCGAGGCGGGGACGCCCACCAGCATCTGGGGCGACGCCTGGCGTCGATTGCGCCGCAATCCGGTATTCCTCGTCGCGGTGGTGCTGATCCTGCTCGTCCTGATGGTGGTGGTGTGGCCGTCGCTGTTCACCAGCCAGGATCCGCGGTTGTGCCTGGGCGAGTACGGCATGGACGGCCCGCGCCCCGGCCACCCGTTCGGTTTCGACAAGCAGGGCTGCGACGTCTACGCGCGCACCATCTACGGCGCGCGCGCCTCGGTCACCGTCGGTATCGGCTCGGCGCTGCTGTTCCTGCTGGTCGGCGGTCTGCTCGGGGCGCTGGCCGGGTTCTACGGCGGCCTGCTCGACACGGTGGTCTCGCGCATCGCCGAGATCTTCTACGCCATCCCGATGGTGCTCGCCGCCATCGTGCTGCTGCAGCTGCTGCGACCCGCGACGGTGACGGCGGTGATCCTGATCCTGGTCGCGTTCACCTGGCCGCAGGCCGCCCGCATCGCGCGGGGCGCGGTGATCGAGGCCAAGAACAGCGAATATGTCACGGCGGCCAAGGCGCTGGGTGTGTCGCGGCTGGGCACGCTGGGGCGGCACGTGCTGCCCAACGCGGCGGGCCCGCTGATCGTGGTGGCCACGCTGTGGCTCGGGGTCTTCATCGTCACCGAGGCCACGCTGTCGTTCCTCGGGGTGGGTCTGCCGCCCGACATCGTGTCCTGGGGCGCCGATATCGCGCGCGCCAAGTCCGAGATCCGCACCTCGCCGATCCTGTTCTATCCGGCGACCGCGCTGGCCCTCACGGTGCTGAGTTTCATCCTGCTCGGTGACGCGGTCCGCGACGCACTCGATCCGAAGGAGCGCACCCGATGA
- a CDS encoding ABC transporter ATP-binding protein encodes MSDTPLLEIRDLDVCFTTEGKRVPAVRGVNLTVFPGQTVAIVGESGSGKSTTAHAIIDLLPGTGQVTGGQILFDGKDLTQATAKEIVAVRGNGIGLVPQDPMSNLNPVWKIGFQIRETLAANGIATGDAARKRAVELLAEAGMKDAERRVNQYPHEFSGGMRQRALIAIGLSCRPKLLIADEPTSALDVTVQRQILGHLEQLTSELGTAVLLITHDLGLAAERAEHLVVMYRGRVVESGPALQILRDPQHAYTKKLVSSAPSLAAQRMSSARQRAAVRAQAVEVAEADSPAGDTLLDVRNLSKAFKIRGKRPWQSSDFAAVDDVSFTVARGTTTAIVGESGSGKSTIAQMVLGLLEPTSGTVAFDGKDVAALDTKGAFAFRRRVQPIFQNPYGSLDPMYSIFRTIEEPLRVHKIGTAAEREAVVRDLLDKVSLPSSVLRRYPNELSGGQRQRVAIARALALSPELVVCDEAVSALDVLVQAQILTLLNDLQAELGLTYLFITHDLAVVRQIADNVLVMRAGRVVEAATTDEVFAAPEQDYTRELLEAIPGRELLTG; translated from the coding sequence ATGAGCGACACGCCGCTGCTGGAGATCCGTGATCTCGACGTCTGCTTCACCACCGAGGGCAAGCGGGTGCCCGCGGTGCGCGGAGTGAACCTCACCGTCTTCCCCGGTCAGACCGTCGCGATCGTCGGCGAGTCCGGGTCCGGCAAGTCCACGACGGCACACGCGATCATCGATCTGCTGCCCGGCACCGGCCAGGTCACCGGCGGACAGATCCTGTTCGACGGCAAGGACCTGACCCAGGCCACGGCCAAGGAGATCGTCGCGGTGCGCGGCAACGGGATCGGGCTGGTGCCGCAGGACCCGATGTCGAACCTGAACCCGGTGTGGAAGATCGGCTTCCAGATCCGGGAGACCCTGGCGGCCAACGGCATCGCCACGGGCGACGCCGCGCGCAAGCGCGCCGTGGAACTGCTGGCCGAGGCCGGGATGAAGGATGCCGAGCGGCGGGTCAACCAGTACCCGCACGAGTTCTCCGGTGGCATGCGCCAGCGCGCGCTCATCGCCATCGGGCTCTCCTGCCGTCCGAAACTGCTCATCGCCGACGAGCCGACCTCGGCCCTCGACGTCACCGTGCAGCGGCAGATCCTGGGCCATCTCGAACAGCTCACCAGCGAACTCGGCACGGCCGTGCTGCTCATCACCCACGACCTCGGCCTGGCCGCGGAACGGGCCGAGCACCTGGTGGTGATGTATCGCGGGCGGGTGGTGGAATCCGGACCGGCGCTGCAGATCCTGCGCGATCCACAGCACGCGTACACCAAGAAGCTGGTGAGCTCGGCGCCCTCGCTGGCCGCGCAGCGGATGTCGTCGGCGCGGCAGCGGGCGGCGGTGCGCGCACAGGCCGTCGAGGTCGCCGAGGCCGACAGCCCGGCAGGCGACACACTGCTGGACGTGCGGAACCTGTCCAAGGCGTTCAAGATTCGCGGCAAGCGCCCCTGGCAGTCCAGCGACTTCGCCGCTGTCGACGACGTGAGCTTCACCGTCGCCCGCGGCACCACCACCGCGATCGTGGGCGAGTCCGGCTCGGGCAAGTCGACCATCGCGCAGATGGTGCTCGGCCTGCTGGAACCCACCTCGGGCACGGTCGCCTTCGACGGCAAGGACGTGGCGGCTCTGGATACCAAGGGCGCCTTCGCCTTCCGTCGAAGAGTACAGCCGATCTTCCAGAACCCGTACGGCTCGCTCGACCCGATGTACTCCATCTTCCGCACGATCGAGGAGCCGCTGCGCGTCCACAAGATCGGCACGGCCGCCGAGCGGGAGGCGGTGGTGCGCGACCTGCTCGACAAGGTGTCGCTCCCGTCCTCGGTGCTGCGCCGCTATCCCAACGAGCTCTCCGGTGGCCAGCGCCAGCGCGTCGCGATCGCGCGGGCACTGGCGCTCTCGCCCGAACTGGTGGTCTGCGACGAGGCCGTCTCCGCGCTCGACGTGCTGGTCCAGGCCCAGATCCTGACCCTGCTCAACGACCTGCAGGCCGAGCTGGGACTGACCTACCTGTTCATCACCCACGACCTCGCCGTGGTCCGGCAGATCGCCGACAACGTCCTGGTCATGCGGGCAGGCCGGGTCGTCGAGGCCGCCACCACCGACGAGGTGTTCGCCGCGCCGGAGCAGGACTACACGCGGGAGCTGCTGGAGGCGATCCCGGGACGGGAGCTGCTCACCGGCTAG
- a CDS encoding Fic family protein, translating to MTDPLQPLVDLPGVREAADKARDALAAVHRHKSNRRGWATTAAEAAVRAARSSAAIEGASTELPADGQVADPVLAGALRVGQALDGDAMTNLVGTWQRAPLQALARLHLLAAADLVTDEQDLGRPRATPGVAERLDLLVQTVQTSKAPAPVLAAVVHGELMTLRPFGTADGVVARAASRLVSVSSGLDPRNLGVPEVFWLRRRQAYLDAAAGFGMGTAEGVGGWVLFCAGALEDGAREANSIADAAAG from the coding sequence GTGACTGATCCGCTGCAGCCCCTGGTCGACCTGCCCGGCGTGCGTGAGGCCGCCGACAAGGCCCGCGACGCGCTCGCCGCGGTGCACCGGCACAAGTCGAACCGGCGCGGCTGGGCCACCACGGCCGCCGAGGCCGCGGTGCGCGCGGCCAGGTCGTCCGCCGCCATCGAGGGCGCGAGCACCGAACTCCCCGCCGACGGCCAGGTCGCCGATCCGGTCCTGGCCGGCGCCCTGCGGGTGGGCCAGGCACTCGACGGCGACGCCATGACCAACCTGGTCGGCACCTGGCAGCGCGCGCCGCTACAGGCGCTGGCCCGGCTGCACCTGCTCGCCGCGGCCGACCTCGTCACCGACGAACAGGACCTCGGCAGGCCGCGCGCCACGCCCGGCGTCGCCGAGCGGCTCGACCTGCTGGTGCAGACCGTCCAGACCAGCAAGGCGCCCGCGCCGGTGCTCGCGGCGGTGGTGCACGGCGAACTGATGACCCTGCGCCCCTTCGGCACGGCCGACGGCGTCGTCGCGCGCGCGGCTTCCCGGCTGGTCTCGGTGTCGAGCGGGCTGGACCCGCGCAACCTCGGCGTTCCCGAGGTCTTCTGGCTGCGCCGCAGGCAGGCCTACCTCGACGCGGCGGCCGGATTCGGCATGGGCACCGCGGAGGGCGTCGGCGGCTGGGTGCTGTTCTGCGCGGGCGCGCTGGAAGACGGTGCCCGCGAGGCGAACTCGATCGCCGACGCCGCCGCGGGCTGA